The Pyrodictium delaneyi genome contains a region encoding:
- the albA gene encoding DNA-binding protein Alba yields the protein MAQASAAPSNVVLVGKKPVMNYVLATLTLLNQGVKEVVIKARGRAISKAVDTVEIVRKRFLPGKVDIKEIKIDSQVIQSPDGRQSRVSTIEIVLEKKEE from the coding sequence ATGGCGCAGGCCAGTGCAGCTCCAAGCAATGTTGTCCTAGTAGGCAAGAAGCCCGTCATGAACTACGTCCTAGCAACTCTAACTCTGCTAAACCAGGGTGTAAAGGAGGTCGTCATCAAGGCTAGGGGCCGCGCTATAAGCAAGGCTGTAGACACTGTCGAGATAGTGAGGAAGAGGTTCCTACCCGGCAAGGTCGACATAAAGGAGATAAAGATCGACAGCCAGGTCATACAGAGCCCCGACGGCCGCCAGAGCAGGGTCAGCACAATCGAGATAGTCCTCGAGAAGAAGGAGGAGTAA
- the pdo gene encoding protein disulfide oxidoreductase, whose protein sequence is MDPVRMEIDQETREAIREAFQDLVKPVTVNVFIGPNCQYCDEALKIAKVLEEEAPVKNGEKLVKVRIYEKGKDDEVFKRQSIERVPTITLLDGVIRYTGTPSGEEIRGLVETIIRISQEDSGLDSETIEKIKELSEPVHVEVIVTPQCPYCPYAALLTNMFAFEAWRHGKKNFIADTVEAYENPDIADKYNVMSVPAIAINGVLAFVGVPYEEDFIERIIDIVKRGRKVAGPEVLSESATGV, encoded by the coding sequence ATGGATCCCGTGAGGATGGAGATAGACCAAGAGACTCGTGAAGCCATACGTGAGGCATTCCAGGACCTTGTAAAGCCAGTAACAGTAAATGTATTCATAGGGCCGAACTGCCAATACTGTGATGAGGCGTTAAAGATAGCTAAAGTTCTTGAAGAAGAGGCGCCAGTAAAGAACGGAGAAAAGCTAGTGAAAGTACGCATATATGAGAAGGGTAAAGATGATGAAGTCTTTAAGAGACAGAGTATAGAGCGTGTGCCAACCATAACGCTTCTAGACGGTGTCATAAGGTATACTGGTACCCCTAGCGGCGAAGAGATACGAGGTCTCGTCGAAACAATAATAAGGATATCACAAGAGGATAGTGGCCTAGATTCCGAGACCATTGAGAAGATCAAGGAGCTATCTGAGCCGGTTCATGTAGAGGTTATAGTAACACCACAATGTCCTTACTGCCCCTATGCAGCACTCTTGACAAATATGTTCGCATTTGAGGCATGGAGACATGGTAAAAAGAACTTCATAGCCGACACTGTAGAAGCCTATGAAAACCCCGATATAGCTGACAAGTATAATGTAATGTCTGTACCGGCTATAGCGATAAACGGCGTTCTAGCATTCGTAGGCGTACCTTATGAAGAGGACTTCATTGAACGGATAATAGATATAGTAAAGCGCGGACGCAAAGTAGCTGGTCCGGAAGTTCTATCAGAGAGCGCAACCGGTGTGTAA
- the gatE gene encoding Glu-tRNA(Gln) amidotransferase subunit GatE, with translation MIEPKVDVSKYDPRELGLKAGLEIHQQLDTRHKLFCSCPTRLVGEDDPKDEFVRQLRPTRSELGEVDIAALFEWRKGRLYHYHAPRTSSCLVEADEEPPHEINKEAVIIGLAIALALGSSPVDEIYVMRKIVIDGSNTTGFQRTAIVALGGEIELQSGKRIGIQTIAIEEDAARKLGEEGRYTHYMLDRLGIPLIEISTAPDIETPEEAYEAALTIGQLLRLTGKVKRGIGTIRQDLNVSIRGGVKTEIKGVQRLDLLPKIVLYEAIRQKRLLEIRDELRSRGVKKEALKSVEIVDVTNVFRNTKSKIISKVVKKGGKVLAVKLPGFHGILGVEVQPGRRFGTELADYARFWGGVDGIFHTDELPGYGITAEEVEELYKATKAVKGRDAVVIVADEESKARKALQAVLERARIALEGIPKETRAAKEDGTTRFMRPQPGSARMYPETDIPPLEVTEELLEEARKIVPEKPTEKLEKLKKLYGLSDDLARQIIRDVRLDLFEKLAAKYGDKVHPSYIASIFTNILRSLAREGIPVDNLDDSQIEEALAAVANGRIAKDAIPELLSYLAKNPGTSVEAAIKALGIETVDMSTVEKMVEEAVKALENEIRARGYAALSKVMGRVMPKLRGKVDGKVVADIAKRKIAEILKQ, from the coding sequence TTGATAGAGCCTAAGGTTGATGTGTCTAAGTATGATCCCCGAGAACTTGGATTGAAAGCTGGACTCGAGATACATCAACAGTTAGATACACGACACAAACTATTCTGTAGTTGTCCAACGAGACTAGTGGGCGAGGACGACCCTAAGGACGAGTTTGTGAGGCAGCTGCGCCCGACACGAAGCGAGCTTGGCGAAGTTGATATAGCAGCGCTCTTCGAATGGCGAAAAGGCCGACTATACCACTATCACGCCCCACGTACATCGTCATGCCTAGTCGAGGCAGACGAAGAGCCTCCACACGAGATTAACAAAGAGGCAGTGATTATCGGACTAGCAATAGCTCTTGCTCTAGGCTCTTCACCGGTGGACGAGATATACGTTATGAGGAAGATAGTGATAGACGGGTCCAATACTACTGGGTTCCAGCGCACCGCTATCGTGGCACTCGGTGGCGAGATAGAATTACAGAGTGGCAAGAGGATAGGGATACAGACTATAGCCATAGAGGAGGATGCGGCACGCAAGCTGGGCGAGGAGGGACGTTACACACACTATATGCTCGATAGGCTAGGTATACCTCTCATAGAGATATCTACCGCACCAGACATAGAGACACCAGAAGAGGCTTACGAAGCGGCATTAACTATAGGCCAGCTATTAAGGCTGACTGGCAAGGTTAAGCGTGGCATAGGCACTATAAGACAAGATCTAAACGTGTCCATAAGAGGAGGCGTGAAGACCGAGATTAAGGGCGTGCAGAGACTAGACCTGCTCCCGAAGATTGTACTCTATGAAGCCATACGGCAGAAGCGACTCCTAGAGATACGTGATGAACTCCGTTCACGTGGCGTGAAGAAGGAGGCACTAAAATCAGTAGAAATAGTGGATGTTACAAACGTGTTTAGGAACACCAAGTCTAAGATAATATCCAAGGTTGTCAAGAAGGGCGGCAAAGTTCTGGCTGTAAAGCTTCCAGGCTTCCACGGCATACTCGGCGTAGAGGTTCAACCTGGAAGACGCTTTGGCACCGAGCTAGCCGATTATGCACGGTTCTGGGGTGGCGTCGATGGCATATTCCATACAGATGAGCTACCCGGATATGGTATAACCGCTGAGGAGGTCGAGGAACTATACAAAGCAACCAAAGCCGTCAAGGGTCGTGACGCAGTAGTGATAGTTGCCGATGAGGAGAGCAAAGCTCGGAAAGCGCTACAAGCCGTACTCGAGAGGGCACGTATCGCTCTGGAAGGCATACCGAAGGAGACAAGAGCTGCCAAGGAGGACGGGACTACTAGGTTTATGCGGCCACAGCCCGGTTCTGCTCGTATGTATCCTGAGACCGACATACCACCACTCGAGGTCACCGAGGAGCTGCTAGAGGAGGCCCGTAAGATAGTACCAGAGAAGCCTACAGAGAAGCTCGAGAAACTAAAGAAGCTATACGGGCTCAGCGACGACCTAGCCCGCCAGATCATAAGAGATGTCCGGCTAGACTTGTTCGAGAAGCTAGCAGCCAAATACGGCGATAAGGTGCATCCATCATACATAGCTTCAATATTCACGAATATACTCCGTAGCCTAGCCAGAGAAGGTATACCAGTAGACAATCTTGATGACAGCCAAATAGAGGAGGCACTAGCCGCTGTTGCGAATGGCAGAATAGCTAAGGACGCAATACCCGAGTTGCTTTCATACCTGGCTAAGAACCCAGGCACGAGCGTGGAAGCTGCCATTAAAGCGCTAGGCATAGAGACTGTAGATATGTCTACAGTAGAGAAGATGGTCGAAGAAGCCGTCAAAGCCCTCGAGAACGAAATTAGGGCACGCGGTTATGCTGCCCTGAGCAAGGTAATGGGTAGAGTAATGCCGAAGCTCCGTGGAAAAGTAGACGGAAAAGTAGTAGCCGACATTGCCAAGAGGAAGATAGCCGAGATTCTAAAACAGTAG
- a CDS encoding 30S ribosomal protein S30e produces the protein MPSHGSLTKAGKVRKQTPRIPAKPKKNPAPRMRNRKEYKRFLMKMQQGQLRR, from the coding sequence ATGCCAAGCCACGGCTCACTCACAAAAGCAGGCAAGGTTAGAAAGCAGACACCACGTATACCAGCTAAGCCTAAGAAGAACCCGGCTCCACGTATGCGCAACCGGAAGGAATACAAGCGCTTCCTGATGAAGATGCAGCAGGGGCAGCTTCGTCGCTAA
- the gatD gene encoding Glu-tRNA(Gln) amidotransferase subunit GatD, which yields MEETIGYTGIALSLLNKADAKPGDRIRITRSDGRVFEGILMPRYTISSKPIIVIKLDNGYNIGVRVDEKTIVEVVKTKEAILREAAAGAPATIPLLEESPPAEERPKVTILGTGGTIASKVEYETGAVKPAFSAKEILEAVPEVGFIADISAKVVMNILSENMRPQYWEKIVDEVAKAIDSGVDGVIVAHGTDTMAYTASALAFAFRGLPVPITFVGAQRSSDRPSSDAAFNLVAAVLVAAKAPFAEVVVVMHGETGDTYALAHRATRVRKMHTSRRDAFQTINGRPLAKIYPFERRITLLESPLRSRGAEELEVANGFEEKVALIKYYPGMEPEIIDFLVDKGYKGIVLEGTGLGHVGEWLTESIKRAVDAGVAVVMTSQTLFGRVNMNVYTTGRKLLQAGVIPADDMLPEVAFVKLSWILSRASDLNEVRRLFKLNLAGEITPRHTIDLYPRWPH from the coding sequence TTGGAAGAGACAATAGGATATACAGGAATAGCACTCAGCTTGCTAAACAAGGCAGACGCCAAGCCTGGAGACCGTATCCGCATCACCAGAAGTGATGGCCGCGTCTTTGAAGGTATACTAATGCCACGCTACACAATTTCATCAAAGCCCATTATAGTCATCAAACTAGATAACGGCTACAATATCGGTGTACGTGTGGACGAAAAAACCATAGTAGAGGTCGTAAAGACGAAAGAAGCTATACTCCGTGAAGCTGCTGCAGGCGCACCAGCAACCATACCCTTACTTGAAGAGAGCCCGCCAGCCGAGGAAAGACCAAAAGTGACAATACTCGGCACTGGTGGCACTATTGCCAGCAAGGTAGAGTATGAGACAGGAGCCGTTAAACCGGCTTTCTCCGCTAAAGAGATCCTCGAGGCTGTCCCCGAGGTCGGCTTTATAGCTGACATATCAGCTAAGGTAGTAATGAATATTCTTAGCGAGAATATGAGGCCGCAATACTGGGAAAAAATAGTAGACGAAGTAGCTAAGGCGATAGATAGTGGTGTAGACGGCGTCATAGTAGCTCACGGAACAGACACTATGGCTTATACAGCTTCTGCCTTGGCATTTGCCTTTCGCGGACTCCCCGTCCCCATAACGTTTGTAGGCGCCCAGAGGAGCAGTGATAGGCCCAGCAGCGATGCAGCCTTCAACCTTGTTGCAGCAGTACTCGTAGCTGCTAAGGCACCCTTTGCAGAAGTGGTTGTAGTCATGCATGGAGAGACTGGAGACACCTATGCACTTGCACACAGAGCTACACGTGTGAGAAAGATGCATACCAGCCGTCGCGATGCCTTCCAAACTATAAACGGAAGACCTCTAGCAAAGATATACCCATTTGAGCGAAGAATAACACTCCTAGAGAGCCCGCTTCGTAGCCGGGGAGCCGAAGAGCTTGAAGTGGCTAACGGCTTCGAAGAGAAAGTCGCACTTATAAAGTACTATCCCGGCATGGAGCCGGAGATAATAGACTTCCTTGTGGACAAGGGCTACAAGGGTATCGTTCTAGAGGGGACTGGACTAGGCCACGTCGGAGAATGGCTTACCGAGAGCATAAAACGCGCTGTTGATGCTGGTGTAGCAGTAGTTATGACTTCTCAGACACTCTTCGGGAGAGTAAACATGAATGTCTACACTACTGGCCGTAAGCTGCTACAAGCTGGTGTTATACCTGCAGACGATATGCTGCCAGAAGTAGCTTTCGTAAAGCTCTCATGGATTCTGTCACGCGCAAGTGACTTGAATGAAGTGAGACGTCTCTTCAAGTTAAACCTTGCTGGTGAGATCACGCCAAGACATACTATAGATCTATATCCGAGGTGGCCTCATTGA
- a CDS encoding transcriptional regulator: MKETINFLSAPCEIAVRKYVPSIRASIAIVLVRVYGLSIYRAAKLLKLTPAAVSNYLLKRRGGDYIDTVLNDAELYGMVSKMAEQIISGNIDEKRIPLYICDICRKLRLKVEPKPVVPETPC; encoded by the coding sequence ATGAAGGAGACGATTAACTTTCTCTCAGCACCCTGCGAGATAGCAGTAAGAAAATACGTACCATCAATAAGAGCATCGATAGCTATAGTGTTAGTACGCGTCTATGGACTTTCTATATACAGAGCCGCTAAGTTGCTTAAGCTTACCCCCGCGGCTGTATCAAACTATCTACTTAAGCGGAGAGGGGGTGACTACATAGACACCGTTTTGAATGATGCCGAACTCTATGGTATGGTCTCCAAGATGGCTGAGCAGATAATAAGTGGCAACATAGATGAGAAACGTATACCCTTGTACATCTGTGATATCTGTAGAAAGCTCCGGTTAAAAGTCGAGCCAAAACCTGTCGTGCCGGAAACACCTTGCTAA